The Chryseobacterium sp. 52 genome includes a region encoding these proteins:
- a CDS encoding Crp/Fnr family transcriptional regulator: MTESLKKHIREYIDISDEKLEKYCSAFRIQKLKKKDFLLKEGDICESEGFVLNGCFKVFHTDSNADEQILYFAVEDWWISDIDSFINQIPSQLNIQAIEDSEILLISKEDKEKLYQEIPEIEKLMRLKFQISIIALQRRIIDNLSKSSDEQYQDFLKKYPKTAHRLTNIQIAAYLGVTPEFISRIRRKMVNKN; encoded by the coding sequence ATGACAGAGTCTTTAAAGAAGCATATCCGGGAGTATATTGATATTTCAGACGAAAAGCTGGAAAAATACTGCAGTGCTTTCCGTATTCAGAAATTAAAGAAAAAAGATTTTCTTTTAAAAGAAGGAGATATCTGCGAATCTGAAGGATTTGTGTTGAATGGCTGTTTTAAAGTTTTCCATACAGACAGTAATGCAGATGAGCAGATCCTGTATTTTGCCGTGGAAGACTGGTGGATTTCGGATATTGACAGTTTCATTAATCAGATTCCGTCACAACTCAATATCCAGGCTATTGAAGACAGCGAAATCCTTTTAATTTCAAAAGAAGATAAAGAAAAACTTTATCAGGAAATTCCTGAAATTGAAAAACTGATGAGGCTTAAATTTCAGATCTCTATCATTGCTTTACAGCGCAGAATTATTGATAATTTAAGCAAGTCTTCTGATGAACAGTATCAGGATTTTTTGAAAAAATATCCCAAAACAGCTCATCGTCTTACCAATATCCAGATCGCTGCTTATCTGGGAGTAACCCCCGAGTTTATAAGCAGGATCCGTAGGAAAATGGTGAATAAAAATTAA
- the fmt gene encoding methionyl-tRNA formyltransferase: MKSLKVVFLGTPEFAKTSLEAIHQSNHEVVGVVTVADKASGRGQKINQSPVKMYAVENNIPVFQPEKLRNAEFLEDVRKLDADVFIVVAFRMMPKVLFEMPKMGTFNLHASLLPDYRGAAPINYAVINGEEKTGATTFFINEKIDEGNILLQEELEVSPDENAGHLHDRLMEMGSKLVVKTLDGLADNAIIEKPQPHVEHPKNAYKIFKEDTRIHWSAPSKTVHQFILGMSPYPAAFTTIKIGEEEKGLKIFAGKFELTDHGKPSGTLDISKNEFKIYTEDGVYFPQELQLEGKKRMNVKDFLNGFRNFDEISF; encoded by the coding sequence ATGAAATCATTGAAAGTCGTTTTTTTAGGAACTCCGGAGTTTGCCAAAACCTCTTTGGAAGCTATCCATCAGTCCAATCATGAAGTAGTAGGTGTTGTCACTGTGGCCGACAAAGCCAGTGGCCGCGGACAGAAAATCAATCAGTCTCCGGTAAAGATGTATGCTGTAGAAAATAATATTCCGGTATTCCAACCGGAAAAACTGAGGAATGCTGAATTTCTAGAAGACGTAAGAAAGCTTGATGCTGACGTTTTTATAGTAGTTGCTTTCAGAATGATGCCAAAGGTTCTTTTTGAAATGCCTAAAATGGGAACGTTCAATCTTCATGCTTCCCTGCTTCCTGATTACAGAGGAGCTGCTCCCATTAATTATGCAGTGATCAACGGTGAAGAAAAAACCGGTGCCACAACATTCTTTATCAATGAAAAAATAGATGAAGGAAATATTCTTCTTCAGGAGGAACTGGAAGTTTCACCGGACGAAAATGCAGGACACCTTCACGACAGATTAATGGAGATGGGATCAAAGTTAGTGGTAAAAACCCTGGACGGTTTAGCAGACAATGCTATTATTGAAAAGCCTCAGCCTCATGTGGAACATCCCAAAAATGCATATAAAATTTTTAAAGAAGATACCCGGATCCACTGGAGTGCTCCTTCAAAAACAGTTCATCAGTTCATCCTCGGTATGTCACCCTATCCGGCTGCTTTCACAACGATAAAAATCGGAGAAGAAGAAAAAGGATTAAAAATATTCGCCGGAAAATTTGAACTCACAGATCACGGAAAGCCTTCCGGAACTTTGGATATTTCAAAAAATGAATTTAAAATCTATACGGAAGATGGCGTTTATTTTCCACAGGAACTTCAACTTGAGGGTAAAAAAAGAATGAATGTAAAAGATTTTCTAAATGGCTTCAGAAACTTTGACGAAATAAGCTTTTAA